AATATTGTTGGAACATTGGTCCTTGTCGGAGAGGCCCGGATCAGCGAGAATGATTTTAGGGTGATCCTTGATTCACGAGACCGGGTGAATGCCGGCGCCACGGCGCCGCCGCACGGTCTTTTTCTCAGGCGAATCAGATACTGAGGGATCTCTACCGGTGGATCGACAAACAAGGGGAATCGAGAGAACGCGTCTAACGCCTCGCGGCGAACCTTTCATATTTTGCTTGAAGTAAGAGAACAAGGGTGGTAATCAATATCTATCGTTTGCAATGAGAGGGAAAGATTGATGGAAAGAAGGAATGTCAATTACCATTGTTTGAACCCGCGCAAGACCGGGCTACGCTTTATCCTGCTGTTAATTGTGCTTGCCTTTGTTACCGCTTGCGCCACTTCGCCACAAAAAGCTCAGTGGAAGCGCGATACCTCAAAACCCCTTTACTGTTCCAAAGGGAATGACTGCGAGGCCAAATGGTCCCGCGCGCTTGCGTGGGTGAAAGGCAACGCAAGAAGTGGAATTAAGATCGCCAGCGATACAATCATATCGACTGAAACCCCGAACACTTCGGACGACGCGGCTTTTTCAATTACAAAAGTCAAAACCAATGAGGAAACATATACTATTAACTTTCGAGCGAGTTGTCACGGTCTTTTGGGCCCCTCCATATCGGGTTGCAAGCCGAGCGTGCTGGAACTGAAAGCAAGTTTTGCCAATTTTGTTATGAAAGCGGACGCGTCGGCGGCAACAGACGCAACCGCAACGTCAACGCCCGAGAAAAACAGGATGCCGGCGAAACCGAGGGTTGATCTCGGGGCGGTCGCGACGAATACGAGCGCCGCCGCAGCGGTCAGATTGGGTATGAGAGAGCAGAGGGGGGTTCGCATTATCTTCATCGAACCGGATGGCATCGCATTTGATCGCGGTCTCAGACAGGACGATGTTATACTCAAATATGGTGAAAAGACCATAAATGACGTGGCGGACTTAAATGCCGCCATAGAGGAGACGGTGCCACGCGAGACGGTTCCTATCACGATATGGCGGGCAGGTGCGGGCGAAATGGTGGTGTCCGTACAGTTTTAGAGGGCGCCCGCACGTATCGATCGCATGTATCTCACGACAATCTTTGTTATTTGATTGCATGATGTTTACAGGATTGTCAGGGGGCGTCAATCTCACGCATCATATGCCCATATTGGAAAGAACATGGGCGATGCGGTTCACAATCTCCACAAGATTCGGATGAGATGTTTCGAGTTCTCCCACTGAAGATGTGAGTCCTTTGAGAGAAAGGTCGAGAAGCTCTCGATCTTTCTGTTTGCGGATCGCTTCGTGGGTCGATGTCTGGGCAAAGCCGGTGATGCTCTCGGCATGCTCCATGTCCGTTTTCGAGAGCTCGGAGATCTCCGTGTTGAGCTTGGAAAGAAGACCTAAGAGCTCTGTCTTATGGCTCTCGCGAATCGAGGGATCGCGTCTTATTTTGTCTTCGAGATTCTTGATAGTTTTTTCGATCATTATGCCCCCTTGTAAAATCGATATGAAATTGTATCAGAAGTGAATAAAGGTAGCAAGACTCACGGGCGATCCCATGGCTTTAGCGTTAAGCACTTGCAAATGAA
The sequence above is drawn from the Syntrophorhabdaceae bacterium genome and encodes:
- a CDS encoding PDZ domain-containing protein; the protein is MERRNVNYHCLNPRKTGLRFILLLIVLAFVTACATSPQKAQWKRDTSKPLYCSKGNDCEAKWSRALAWVKGNARSGIKIASDTIISTETPNTSDDAAFSITKVKTNEETYTINFRASCHGLLGPSISGCKPSVLELKASFANFVMKADASAATDATATSTPEKNRMPAKPRVDLGAVATNTSAAAAVRLGMREQRGVRIIFIEPDGIAFDRGLRQDDVILKYGEKTINDVADLNAAIEETVPRETVPITIWRAGAGEMVVSVQF
- a CDS encoding DUF4404 family protein: MIEKTIKNLEDKIRRDPSIRESHKTELLGLLSKLNTEISELSKTDMEHAESITGFAQTSTHEAIRKQKDRELLDLSLKGLTSSVGELETSHPNLVEIVNRIAHVLSNMGI